From the Flavimarina sp. Hel_I_48 genome, one window contains:
- a CDS encoding FUSC family protein, with amino-acid sequence MTMHIKEVVHSVLKFLKSTNFLKGLLLTTAAFTAIAFCTYFYNVAVGSGAALGVLLVSASDIPGNRKNHLIGMGAALVLALVNFLCIHLSLQIDYLVIPVLAVLVFCNAIIAVYGFRASLISFSGLLALVLSFAHPQTGSLLYFNLLYIFLGGFWYIILSSILRSYRTEKYSKELINSCMHHTAEYLKVRVSLYKTKDRNEVFKKLLTLQDTITTEHEDIRNAVMTQRQQSGATGSKRKQLLMLIDLVDMLELAAANPIDYQKYDTNGQEYQKVLHTFSEVIQEVAEQLEHLSNSTNAKKRHSEKDLGEYLQKAAAAIEIYKTGKGILTNPKNLLTLRNLFDYTEKQVQKLASIKRVLRSEGLNDRSILKKEEQYQFLTPQDYNWAVLQENLSLSSPIFKHAIRLVITVLTGYLLGSIFSIQNAYWIILTIIVIMRPGYVLTRDRSKQRAIGTVIGGIVAVGIVMLTQDKIIYGVLIFISMTLAFGLVQQNYKTAAVFITLTLVFVYALLTPDALAVIEYRVVDTLIGAAMASMANFLLWPAWEDHTIRQQILDSIENSQIYIKEIGNLYELDKRTTTSYKLARKKAFLGIANLHAGFQRMAQEPKSHQIKTIELYEVMVNSHTLVSAAASLGTYIQIHPTTKPSVHFTNSIHAISETLLNCRTHLKNDEELRDGNEKLFAEASKELTFLYENLTQERNEQRKEGIDKIDPEFREKMKEARVVIDQLKYIYTISENLYKALKNYEKRA; translated from the coding sequence ATGACAATGCATATCAAAGAAGTTGTACATTCTGTTTTAAAGTTTCTGAAGAGCACTAATTTTTTAAAAGGATTATTGCTTACCACTGCTGCTTTTACTGCCATTGCATTTTGCACTTATTTCTATAATGTAGCCGTGGGTAGCGGCGCTGCACTGGGTGTTTTATTGGTTTCAGCCAGTGATATTCCCGGTAATAGGAAAAATCATCTCATTGGTATGGGAGCGGCACTCGTACTGGCCCTTGTCAATTTTTTATGTATTCACCTTTCTTTACAGATTGATTATCTGGTTATTCCGGTACTCGCAGTTCTGGTTTTTTGCAATGCGATAATTGCCGTATACGGGTTTCGGGCTTCCCTTATTTCCTTTTCGGGACTACTGGCGCTTGTTCTTAGCTTTGCGCATCCACAGACGGGCAGCTTACTCTATTTCAATTTGTTGTATATTTTTCTAGGGGGGTTCTGGTACATTATATTATCCTCTATTTTAAGAAGTTACAGGACTGAAAAATACAGTAAAGAGCTTATTAATTCTTGTATGCACCATACTGCGGAATATTTAAAAGTTCGCGTATCACTTTATAAAACCAAAGATCGAAACGAGGTTTTTAAAAAACTGCTGACCCTTCAAGATACGATAACAACAGAACACGAAGATATTCGGAACGCTGTAATGACACAGCGACAGCAATCTGGTGCTACAGGTTCAAAGCGGAAACAGCTCTTAATGCTTATAGACCTCGTGGATATGCTGGAGCTAGCTGCCGCAAATCCCATTGACTATCAAAAATATGATACTAATGGACAGGAATATCAAAAGGTACTTCATACTTTTTCAGAGGTAATCCAGGAGGTTGCCGAACAGTTGGAGCATTTATCGAATAGCACTAACGCTAAAAAGCGGCATTCCGAAAAAGATCTCGGTGAATATCTACAAAAAGCAGCCGCCGCAATTGAAATTTATAAAACCGGAAAAGGGATCCTTACAAATCCCAAGAATTTGCTCACGCTCAGAAATTTATTTGATTATACAGAAAAGCAGGTACAAAAGCTTGCTTCCATAAAACGGGTTTTGCGATCAGAAGGGTTGAATGACAGATCTATACTTAAAAAAGAAGAACAGTATCAGTTTCTTACCCCACAGGATTACAATTGGGCTGTGCTTCAGGAAAACCTTTCCTTATCGTCCCCCATTTTTAAACACGCCATACGCCTGGTAATTACCGTACTAACAGGTTATTTACTGGGTTCAATATTTTCTATACAAAACGCCTACTGGATCATCCTGACCATTATAGTAATTATGCGTCCAGGCTATGTGCTTACACGGGATAGGTCAAAACAGCGGGCCATTGGGACTGTGATAGGTGGTATTGTAGCTGTGGGAATCGTAATGTTAACGCAGGATAAAATTATTTATGGCGTCCTGATATTTATAAGCATGACCCTGGCATTTGGTCTGGTACAGCAAAATTATAAGACCGCGGCCGTTTTTATAACACTGACCCTTGTTTTTGTTTATGCCCTGTTGACCCCAGATGCTTTAGCGGTAATAGAATATAGGGTGGTTGATACGCTGATAGGCGCCGCAATGGCGAGTATGGCTAATTTTTTACTTTGGCCAGCCTGGGAAGATCATACTATTAGACAGCAAATCCTAGATTCTATAGAAAATTCTCAGATTTATATCAAAGAGATCGGTAATCTTTATGAACTCGATAAACGTACGACCACAAGCTACAAACTCGCCCGTAAGAAGGCCTTTTTAGGAATAGCCAACCTCCATGCGGGCTTTCAGCGCATGGCTCAAGAACCCAAATCCCATCAGATCAAAACCATAGAACTTTATGAGGTAATGGTAAACAGCCACACCCTGGTTTCAGCAGCTGCCTCTTTGGGTACGTATATACAAATACACCCTACAACAAAACCCTCGGTTCATTTTACGAATAGTATACACGCGATCAGTGAGACGCTGCTCAATTGTAGGACGCATTTAAAAAACGATGAGGAGTTAAGGGACGGCAACGAAAAACTATTTGCTGAAGCCAGTAAGGAACTCACTTTTCTCTATGAAAATTTAACTCAGGAGCGCAATGAACAGCGAAAAGAGGGAATAGACAAGATAGATCCTGAATTTAGGGAGAAAATGAAAGAGGCACGTGTAGTTATTGATCAATTGAAGTATATCTATACTATTTCTGAAAATCTCTATAAAGCCCTGAAAAACTATGAAAAAAGGGCATAA
- a CDS encoding DUF1080 domain-containing protein gives MKYTLTACALAAITLLSCKENKTNEENTPMEETTAMDQDVNANEQEEWTVLFDGKNMDGWHAYNGDKPTQWAIVDDALVLTPAENRSGSENLITDKEYTDFELSLDWKISEGGNSGVLYAVEEDKKYNEPYATGPEIQVLDNERHPDAKAGTTHQAGALYDMIPPSENVAKPAGEWNTMTIMINHKENMGKVTLNGTEVVDFPVEGDQWKEMISKSKFADWENFGQAKTGKIALQDHGNSVSYRNIKIKEL, from the coding sequence ATGAAATATACTTTAACCGCGTGTGCACTTGCAGCGATAACCCTGCTAAGTTGTAAAGAGAACAAAACCAATGAAGAGAATACGCCCATGGAGGAGACTACCGCTATGGATCAGGATGTAAACGCTAACGAACAGGAAGAATGGACCGTTCTCTTTGATGGCAAAAACATGGACGGCTGGCATGCGTACAATGGCGACAAACCCACGCAGTGGGCAATCGTAGATGACGCTTTAGTGCTGACCCCCGCTGAAAACAGGTCTGGTTCAGAAAATCTTATAACAGATAAAGAATATACAGACTTTGAACTTTCATTGGACTGGAAGATTTCTGAAGGCGGGAACAGTGGTGTGCTCTATGCTGTAGAAGAGGATAAAAAATACAATGAGCCCTATGCCACCGGCCCTGAGATACAAGTCCTGGACAACGAGCGCCATCCCGATGCAAAAGCGGGTACCACGCATCAGGCAGGTGCACTTTATGATATGATCCCTCCCAGTGAGAACGTGGCAAAACCAGCTGGTGAATGGAATACAATGACCATCATGATAAACCATAAAGAGAATATGGGCAAAGTAACCCTTAACGGAACAGAAGTGGTAGATTTTCCGGTTGAAGGCGACCAGTGGAAAGAAATGATCTCTAAATCTAAATTTGCGGACTGGGAGAATTTTGGCCAGGCCAAAACAGGTAAGATCGCCCTTCAGGATCACGGAAATAGTGTTTCTTACCGAAACATTAAGATCAAAGAATTGTAA
- a CDS encoding sugar phosphate isomerase/epimerase family protein, whose product MKTIKGPAVFLAQFMDEKAPFNSLEGLCKWASDLGYKGIQIPTWENRLIDLKKAAESKTYADELKDKVESYGLEITELSSHLQGQLVAVHPAYDLMFDNFAPEGYKNNPKKRTEWAVDQLKYSARASRNLGIDVHGTFSGSLLWHTWHPWPQRPPGLVEMGFEELAKRWKPILDVFDEQGVDVCYEVHPGEDVHDGVTFERFREATGNHKRVNILYDPSHFVLQQLDYVEYIDHYHEFIKMFHVKDAEFNPTGKKGAFGGYGDWRDRAGRYRSLGDGQVDFKTIFSKLTEYGCDVWAVMEWECCIKSPEQGAREGAPFIAEHIIEATEKAFDDFAGAEIDENRLKKILGI is encoded by the coding sequence ATGAAAACCATTAAAGGTCCCGCAGTATTCCTCGCACAATTTATGGATGAGAAAGCGCCATTTAATTCGCTCGAGGGTTTATGTAAATGGGCAAGTGATCTGGGCTACAAAGGCATACAGATCCCTACCTGGGAAAACCGACTTATAGATCTTAAAAAAGCAGCAGAAAGTAAAACCTATGCAGATGAACTCAAAGACAAGGTAGAAAGTTATGGCCTTGAAATAACGGAGCTAAGTTCGCACTTGCAGGGACAGTTGGTCGCCGTACACCCGGCCTATGACCTGATGTTTGATAATTTTGCCCCAGAAGGGTACAAGAACAATCCTAAAAAACGGACCGAATGGGCGGTTGACCAGCTCAAATATTCGGCACGGGCAAGCCGCAACCTGGGTATTGATGTGCATGGTACATTTAGCGGTTCCCTTTTGTGGCACACCTGGCACCCCTGGCCCCAGCGCCCACCCGGACTGGTAGAAATGGGTTTTGAGGAGTTGGCAAAACGCTGGAAACCTATACTTGATGTCTTTGACGAGCAAGGTGTGGATGTGTGCTACGAAGTGCATCCCGGTGAGGACGTTCACGATGGGGTTACCTTTGAACGCTTTCGCGAAGCAACGGGAAATCACAAGCGGGTGAATATTCTTTATGATCCCAGCCATTTTGTACTTCAGCAATTGGATTATGTAGAATATATAGACCACTACCATGAATTCATTAAAATGTTCCATGTAAAGGATGCCGAATTTAATCCTACCGGAAAAAAAGGGGCTTTTGGTGGCTATGGCGACTGGCGCGATCGTGCTGGAAGGTACCGCAGCCTTGGCGATGGACAGGTAGATTTTAAGACCATCTTTTCTAAATTGACCGAATACGGTTGTGACGTATGGGCCGTGATGGAATGGGAATGCTGCATAAAATCCCCGGAACAAGGCGCACGCGAAGGCGCTCCCTTTATCGCAGAACACATAATTGAAGCTACCGAAAAAGCCTTTGATGATTTTGCGGGAGCTGAGATCGATGAGAACCGACTTAAAAAAATATTAGGAATATAA
- a CDS encoding gluconate 2-dehydrogenase subunit 3 family protein has product MKRRDLLKNLGLGAGYVVVAPSVFSLLQSCTSDPDWQPIFLTASNGYALKHVLDIIIPKDETPGAGELNIAQFIDSYMDKVAKEHEQRSFKAQANAFAINFKSEFDKDIVDGKPEEFEKMVAKYLGAEKEKRAEYDQRLSATQDPEKPEKEEIDTEANSYGYLNNVRDKAVWAWKTSEAVGENVLWYDPVPGAYKGCISLEEAGGGKIMSL; this is encoded by the coding sequence ATGAAAAGAAGAGATTTATTAAAAAATTTAGGACTAGGAGCTGGTTATGTTGTTGTGGCTCCTTCGGTTTTCAGCCTGTTGCAAAGTTGTACGAGCGATCCAGATTGGCAACCCATTTTTCTAACGGCTAGCAATGGGTATGCTTTAAAGCATGTACTTGACATAATTATACCGAAAGATGAAACACCTGGTGCAGGTGAACTAAATATCGCTCAATTCATAGACAGTTATATGGATAAAGTGGCAAAAGAACATGAGCAAAGAAGCTTTAAGGCTCAGGCCAATGCTTTTGCCATCAACTTTAAGAGTGAATTCGATAAGGATATTGTAGACGGGAAACCGGAAGAATTTGAGAAAATGGTAGCTAAATACCTAGGTGCAGAAAAAGAAAAACGTGCAGAATATGATCAGCGTTTATCTGCTACACAGGATCCAGAAAAGCCTGAAAAAGAAGAGATTGATACGGAGGCAAATTCCTATGGTTATCTTAATAATGTACGTGATAAAGCAGTATGGGCATGGAAAACCAGTGAAGCGGTTGGGGAAAATGTACTTTGGTATGATCCTGTACCTGGTGCTTATAAAGGATGTATTTCTTTAGAAGAAGCAGGTGGTGGTAAAATAATGTCATTATAA
- a CDS encoding sugar phosphate isomerase/epimerase family protein, with translation MIKRLLLFSLFSVSLISCKEKPNKQESTETVETTAAAQPFFKISLAQWSLSGPIRDGSMNPFDFAQKASEMDFEGIEYVSQLYTEKLQNYPDQATAMNSLVQTLKAKSEQYGVKNVLIMIDNEGELSSTDVSTRDEAVKKHQKWVDAAAQLGCHAVRVNLKGADEKEAWKEASVDGLTKLADYAAEKDIEVLVENHGGFSSNASLLMEVINKVNLDNCGTLPDFGNFCIESSEDGCAEEYPRYKGIEEMMPKAMAISAKTYAFTDSGEEKDMDYMKIMQTIKDAGYSGFIGIEYEGDQLTPEEGIAKTRELLIQTAKKLN, from the coding sequence ATGATAAAACGACTCCTTTTATTCAGCTTATTTAGTGTATCCCTGATTTCCTGCAAAGAAAAACCCAACAAACAGGAATCAACTGAAACGGTGGAAACAACGGCCGCCGCCCAGCCATTCTTTAAAATTTCCCTCGCGCAATGGTCACTAAGTGGCCCCATAAGAGACGGAAGCATGAATCCGTTTGATTTTGCTCAAAAAGCCAGTGAGATGGATTTTGAAGGTATTGAATACGTAAGCCAGTTGTATACAGAAAAACTGCAAAACTATCCTGACCAGGCTACTGCTATGAATTCACTGGTGCAGACCCTAAAAGCCAAAAGTGAACAGTACGGGGTAAAAAACGTACTTATAATGATAGACAACGAAGGGGAACTTTCTTCTACAGATGTATCCACGCGGGACGAAGCCGTCAAAAAACATCAAAAATGGGTAGATGCCGCAGCGCAACTGGGTTGTCACGCGGTGCGTGTTAACCTTAAAGGGGCAGATGAGAAAGAAGCCTGGAAAGAAGCCTCTGTTGACGGTCTGACCAAGCTTGCTGATTATGCTGCCGAAAAGGATATTGAAGTCCTTGTTGAAAATCATGGCGGCTTTTCTTCAAATGCAAGTTTATTAATGGAAGTAATAAATAAGGTAAACCTTGATAATTGTGGCACATTACCAGATTTTGGCAACTTTTGTATAGAAAGTAGTGAAGATGGCTGCGCCGAAGAATACCCTCGTTATAAGGGCATAGAAGAAATGATGCCAAAGGCCATGGCCATAAGTGCAAAAACATATGCCTTCACAGATTCTGGAGAAGAAAAGGATATGGATTATATGAAGATTATGCAAACCATAAAGGACGCTGGTTACAGTGGCTTTATAGGTATTGAATATGAAGGGGATCAACTTACCCCAGAAGAAGGTATTGCAAAAACAAGGGAATTATTAATACAAACTGCCAAAAAACTAAATTAA
- a CDS encoding nucleoside permease translates to MKFLTRSQLSIMFFLEFFIWGGWFVTLGTFMGQNLNASDVEIGAAFSTQSWGAIVAPFIIGLIADRYFNAERILGVLHLVGAVLMYQMANTENVDVFYPYVLGYMIAFMPTLALVNSIAFRQLKDPAKEFSFIRVFGTIGWIIAGLVISLVFAWDSKVGIADGMLKNTFLMCAIASAALGIFSFTLPKTPPVVAKGEKVGLREILGLDALALLKDRNFLIFFLASILICIPLAFYYQNLSPFLTEIGVENSTAKASIGQVSEVLFMLLLPLFFKKFGVKYTLIIGMAAWAVRYLLFAYGNADDLVFMILIGIALHGLCYDFFFVSGQIYTDSKAGSKFKSSAQGLITLATYGVGMLIGFQVAGVITESNLLSDGVHDWNGIWTFPVLFAAAVMVLFLIFFKNERIEPKELEKL, encoded by the coding sequence ATGAAATTTCTTACACGCTCCCAACTTTCGATCATGTTTTTCCTGGAATTCTTTATTTGGGGAGGCTGGTTTGTTACACTGGGTACTTTTATGGGACAAAACCTCAACGCATCAGACGTTGAAATAGGAGCCGCTTTTTCTACACAATCCTGGGGTGCCATTGTTGCCCCTTTTATAATAGGTCTCATTGCAGATCGCTATTTTAATGCCGAACGAATTCTTGGTGTATTGCACCTGGTAGGGGCAGTACTAATGTATCAAATGGCCAATACCGAAAATGTGGATGTTTTCTATCCATACGTTCTGGGGTATATGATTGCTTTTATGCCCACACTGGCATTGGTAAATTCCATTGCTTTCAGACAGCTGAAGGATCCCGCTAAAGAATTTTCGTTTATCCGTGTTTTTGGGACAATAGGGTGGATTATTGCCGGTCTGGTCATAAGTCTCGTGTTTGCATGGGACAGCAAAGTTGGTATCGCTGACGGTATGCTAAAAAACACGTTCCTGATGTGCGCGATAGCTTCAGCTGCGCTTGGTATATTTAGCTTCACACTGCCTAAAACACCACCGGTTGTCGCAAAAGGTGAAAAAGTGGGCCTTAGGGAAATCCTTGGCCTTGACGCACTGGCGCTTCTCAAAGACCGCAATTTTTTGATATTTTTCCTGGCTTCCATACTTATTTGTATTCCGCTGGCTTTTTATTATCAAAACCTAAGTCCTTTTCTGACCGAAATTGGCGTTGAAAACTCAACTGCAAAAGCCTCCATAGGGCAGGTTTCTGAGGTGCTTTTCATGCTGTTATTGCCCCTTTTCTTTAAAAAATTCGGTGTAAAATACACCCTTATTATTGGAATGGCCGCATGGGCGGTTCGCTACCTTCTGTTTGCTTATGGCAACGCAGATGACCTGGTTTTTATGATCCTTATAGGTATCGCACTCCACGGTTTGTGCTATGACTTCTTCTTTGTATCTGGCCAAATTTACACAGATAGCAAAGCAGGATCAAAGTTCAAAAGTTCTGCACAGGGACTTATTACGTTGGCTACTTATGGAGTAGGTATGCTTATAGGTTTTCAAGTTGCCGGGGTCATTACAGAGAGTAATCTCCTTAGCGATGGCGTTCACGACTGGAATGGGATCTGGACATTTCCGGTCCTGTTTGCCGCGGCTGTTATGGTTCTTTTTCTTATATTCTTCAAGAACGAGCGTATCGAGCCTAAAGAGCTGGAAAAACTATAA
- a CDS encoding Gfo/Idh/MocA family protein, with product MKKLKMGMIGGGQGSFIGDVHRKAASIDGMIELVCGAFSSSAERSIASAKALGLSEERAYKNFEKMIEKEAAMPEGERMDIVSIVTPNHMHFPPAKMALEKGFHVICDKPMTLTLEEAEELKEVVERTGKIFALTHTYTGYPMVKQAREMISKGDLGDIRKVNVHYLQGWMATAVENDDNKQASWRVDPKKSGIGGALGDIGTHAENLVEYVSGIEISEIAADLSTFGKDRVLDDDGNILLRLKNGAKGTMSISQIAAGEENDLSIRVYGTKGSISWRQENPNELTVKMLAEPKKIYTPGGNGTYPASADYTRIPAGHPEGYLEAFATLYRSFAKEVNQAKEGKSRSENLDFPTVADGLRGMQFIYAAVDSGKNNAAWVSLK from the coding sequence ATGAAAAAATTAAAAATGGGGATGATTGGCGGCGGCCAGGGTTCTTTTATAGGTGACGTACACCGCAAGGCAGCAAGCATAGATGGAATGATTGAACTGGTATGTGGTGCTTTTAGCAGCAGCGCAGAACGCAGTATCGCTTCCGCGAAAGCGCTTGGTCTTTCCGAGGAGCGTGCGTACAAGAATTTTGAGAAAATGATAGAAAAAGAAGCCGCTATGCCCGAAGGGGAGCGTATGGATATCGTTTCAATCGTGACGCCTAACCATATGCACTTTCCTCCTGCAAAAATGGCATTGGAAAAAGGCTTTCACGTCATCTGTGACAAACCCATGACCCTTACTTTAGAAGAAGCGGAAGAGCTAAAGGAAGTAGTTGAAAGAACAGGTAAAATCTTTGCGTTAACCCATACGTATACCGGTTACCCTATGGTTAAACAAGCCCGCGAGATGATCAGCAAAGGCGATCTGGGCGATATACGCAAGGTCAATGTACATTACCTACAGGGCTGGATGGCCACCGCAGTGGAAAATGATGACAATAAACAGGCTTCCTGGCGCGTAGATCCTAAAAAGTCAGGGATTGGTGGTGCATTGGGAGATATTGGTACGCATGCCGAAAACCTTGTGGAGTATGTTTCTGGAATAGAAATCAGTGAAATTGCAGCAGATTTAAGCACCTTTGGCAAAGACCGTGTGCTTGACGATGATGGCAATATTTTATTGCGACTTAAGAATGGAGCAAAGGGCACCATGAGTATTTCACAGATAGCGGCCGGTGAAGAAAACGACCTCAGCATTCGTGTATACGGTACGAAGGGAAGCATTTCCTGGCGCCAGGAAAACCCTAACGAACTTACCGTCAAGATGCTTGCCGAACCTAAAAAAATCTATACCCCGGGAGGGAACGGCACCTATCCCGCATCTGCTGATTATACGCGTATACCCGCAGGACATCCAGAAGGTTACCTTGAGGCATTTGCAACACTGTACCGCAGTTTTGCAAAAGAGGTAAATCAGGCAAAAGAAGGCAAAAGTAGATCAGAAAATCTTGATTTTCCCACGGTTGCAGACGGTTTACGCGGTATGCAGTTTATTTATGCCGCGGTAGATTCCGGTAAGAATAATGCCGCCTGGGTATCCCTTAAATAA
- a CDS encoding hydroxypyruvate isomerase family protein: MRRRDFMQKGALSGSFLAFGGLQSFAGAHLDLSQPENTFKLNYAPHIGMFEKSAGKDPIDQLMFMADQGFTAFEDNEMRNRPVELQEKMAQTMQKRGIEMGVFVAHTIYWTTPNLTSGNKALREEFLSEIKSSIEVAKRVNAKWVTVVPGFVDQTQNKEYQSAHVIESLKQASALLEPHGITMVLEPLNFYNHPGMFLSESPQAYHICKAVGSPSCKILYDIYHQQIQEGNLIPNIENSWDEIAYFQVGDNPGRKEPGTGEINFQNVFKFIHEKGYKGMVGMEHGNSIEGEKGEKAVIEAYLKADTY; this comes from the coding sequence ATGAGAAGAAGAGATTTTATGCAAAAAGGAGCCCTAAGTGGCTCTTTTTTAGCTTTCGGTGGTTTGCAATCTTTCGCTGGCGCACATTTGGATTTATCACAGCCAGAAAATACTTTCAAACTAAATTATGCACCGCATATAGGCATGTTTGAAAAAAGTGCGGGCAAGGACCCTATAGACCAACTTATGTTTATGGCAGATCAGGGTTTCACTGCCTTTGAAGATAACGAAATGCGTAACCGCCCAGTGGAACTACAGGAAAAAATGGCGCAGACCATGCAGAAGCGTGGTATTGAAATGGGCGTTTTTGTGGCGCATACAATTTACTGGACAACGCCAAATCTTACCAGTGGCAATAAAGCCCTCAGGGAGGAGTTTCTAAGTGAAATCAAATCTTCTATAGAAGTGGCAAAAAGGGTTAATGCAAAGTGGGTCACCGTAGTACCGGGTTTTGTGGACCAAACCCAGAATAAGGAGTATCAGAGCGCCCATGTTATCGAAAGCCTTAAGCAGGCTTCTGCCCTTCTGGAACCTCATGGGATCACCATGGTACTTGAGCCACTCAATTTTTATAACCATCCGGGTATGTTTCTTAGTGAATCACCACAGGCGTATCATATCTGCAAAGCGGTTGGAAGCCCTTCGTGTAAGATACTCTATGATATTTATCATCAGCAGATTCAGGAGGGCAATTTGATTCCTAATATAGAGAACAGCTGGGATGAGATCGCATATTTTCAGGTAGGCGATAATCCCGGTAGAAAAGAACCTGGCACTGGTGAAATCAATTTTCAGAATGTCTTCAAATTTATTCATGAGAAAGGATACAAAGGCATGGTTGGGATGGAGCATGGTAATTCCATCGAAGGGGAGAAAGGAGAGAAAGCGGTGATTGAAGCTTATCTGAAAGCCGATACCTATTAA
- a CDS encoding GMC oxidoreductase: MYDAIVVGTGISGGWAAKELCEKGFKTLVLERGRMVRHIEDYPTMNMDPWDFEFKGELPKEEQKKQLKQARTGYTTNAAHNHFFVNDLEHPYNETKRFDWMRGYHVGGRSIMWGRQSYRLSDIDFEANEKEGIAVDWPIRYKDIAPWYDKVEEYIGVSGENLGLPQLPDGKFGPPMELNCVEDHLKQNIAQNYKDRLLTIGRCAHITGDKTYEGRSACQYRNRCMRGCPFGAYFSSNSSTLPAAERTGNMTLRPFSIVSEVVYDDKTKMATGVKVIDAETNEKIEFKANVIFLCASAIASASILMQSKSERFPNGLGNDSGELGHNIMDHHFKAGASASYDGFEDKYYKGRRANGLYIPRFRNVGGDSDQASFKRGYGYQGGASRGDWSEAVAEANYGSDFKKAISKPGDWQMGLMGFGECLPYHENKMELDYEKTDKWGLPTITFDAEWKENEWEMRKDMVAQATEMLEKAGFKNIEPMDDPGAPGLGIHEMGTARMGRDPKTSVLNGNNQVHAVPNVYVTDGSFMTSASCVNPSLTYMAMTARAAEHAAANFKNEKNS, encoded by the coding sequence ATGTACGACGCTATCGTTGTAGGTACAGGAATAAGTGGCGGTTGGGCCGCAAAAGAATTATGTGAGAAGGGTTTTAAAACCCTTGTATTAGAGCGCGGCCGTATGGTGCGCCACATAGAAGATTATCCTACCATGAATATGGATCCCTGGGATTTTGAATTTAAGGGCGAACTACCAAAGGAGGAGCAGAAAAAACAATTGAAACAGGCACGTACGGGATATACTACCAATGCGGCGCACAACCATTTTTTTGTCAATGATCTTGAACATCCCTACAATGAGACCAAACGTTTTGACTGGATGCGCGGGTATCACGTGGGTGGAAGATCCATCATGTGGGGTAGGCAAAGTTACCGCCTGAGCGATATTGATTTTGAGGCGAATGAAAAAGAAGGCATAGCAGTAGATTGGCCTATACGTTATAAAGATATTGCACCATGGTATGATAAAGTAGAGGAATACATAGGCGTTAGTGGTGAAAATCTAGGACTACCACAACTGCCGGACGGTAAATTTGGCCCCCCAATGGAGTTGAACTGTGTTGAGGATCACCTAAAACAGAATATCGCGCAAAATTATAAGGATCGTCTACTTACCATAGGTAGATGTGCCCATATTACAGGTGACAAAACCTATGAAGGCAGGTCTGCATGTCAATACAGAAACCGTTGTATGCGCGGTTGTCCTTTTGGGGCATATTTCAGCAGTAATTCTTCCACACTTCCTGCAGCAGAACGTACGGGTAATATGACGCTGAGACCTTTTAGTATCGTAAGCGAAGTAGTTTATGACGATAAAACCAAAATGGCTACCGGTGTTAAGGTTATAGATGCCGAAACCAATGAAAAGATCGAATTTAAGGCTAACGTCATTTTCCTTTGTGCTTCTGCAATTGCTTCCGCATCCATATTAATGCAATCTAAATCAGAGCGTTTTCCCAATGGATTGGGTAATGACAGCGGCGAGTTAGGACATAATATCATGGATCATCACTTTAAAGCTGGTGCGAGCGCAAGCTACGATGGTTTTGAAGATAAATATTACAAAGGACGCCGTGCAAATGGCCTTTATATTCCACGTTTTAGAAATGTGGGTGGAGATTCTGATCAGGCTTCGTTCAAGCGCGGCTACGGATATCAGGGAGGAGCCAGCCGTGGTGACTGGTCTGAAGCAGTAGCTGAGGCCAACTATGGTTCAGATTTCAAAAAAGCAATCTCTAAGCCAGGTGACTGGCAAATGGGTCTTATGGGATTTGGCGAATGCTTGCCATACCACGAGAATAAAATGGAACTGGATTATGAGAAGACAGATAAGTGGGGCTTACCTACCATAACCTTTGATGCAGAATGGAAGGAAAATGAATGGGAAATGCGTAAAGATATGGTTGCCCAGGCTACTGAAATGCTAGAAAAAGCGGGCTTCAAGAATATTGAGCCCATGGACGATCCCGGTGCACCTGGATTAGGTATTCACGAAATGGGTACAGCGCGTATGGGACGCGACCCTAAAACTTCTGTTCTCAATGGGAACAATCAGGTGCATGCCGTGCCTAATGTATATGTGACCGATGGTTCATTTATGACTTCTGCAAGTTGTGTAAACCCATCGCTTACCTATATGGCAATGACAGCAAGGGCCGCGGAGCACGCAGCAGCCAATTTTAAAAATGAGAAAAATTCTTAA